The following are encoded in a window of Paenibacillaceae bacterium GAS479 genomic DNA:
- a CDS encoding methionine synthase (B12-independent) has product MSQSIRSSSLGYPNIGADREWKKTLEAFWSGKISEQNFNEEMEGIRLERLRRQNDSGLGLVPVGDFTYYDRMLDTAAMFGLVPQRFSYEGGPVTLELYFSMARGNAGATACEMTKWFNTNYHYIVPELNGAEPRLTANLPLQAYEEAREKLGIQGKPVLIGPLTFLKLSKGYNAASETDAWLDRLIPLYSQVLAELQAAGAQWAQLDEPSIAGDLGADDWQRLQRIYTELAAAAPELKLIVQTYFDAPDNYAALVSLPVAGIGLDFVHDRGRNLQAVLGQGFPAELTLAAGVIDGRGIWRADPDAALALVRELAAVVPADRLLLQPSCSLLHVPVSLAGEAALGAALQGALAGADEKLAELALLAEAAGLSAAELSAGAGRGAAAAAGFAAGRRALAALNALPQREAAAVRAKARSLGGSRASRASGFAERRQLQQQRWQLPFLPTTTIGSFPQTAEIRSARARWRKGSLDNAAYETFIRDQINDWISLQEEIGLDVLVHGEFERTDMVEFFGEKLAGFAFTANGWVQSYGSRCVKPPVIYGDVDFVEPMTVKETVYAQSLTDKPVKGMLTGPLTILNWSFVRDDLPRSEVALQIALALRKEVEELEKSGIGMIQVDEPALREGLPLKKSRWPEELQAAVDAFRLATTGVSDTTQIHTHMCYCEFSDIIDTIRDLDADVISIETSRSHGELIHSFEENIYEKGIGLGVYDIHSPRVPSVEEMVAMIERSLRSLDSELFWINPDCGLKTRGKEETAASLNHMVAAARAVRANRVESSHVN; this is encoded by the coding sequence ATGAGCCAAAGTATTCGCAGCAGCAGCTTGGGTTATCCCAATATCGGGGCAGATCGGGAATGGAAAAAAACATTGGAAGCCTTCTGGTCGGGTAAAATAAGCGAGCAAAATTTCAATGAGGAAATGGAAGGAATTCGACTGGAGCGCCTGCGCCGTCAAAACGATTCCGGGCTGGGACTCGTTCCTGTCGGAGATTTTACCTATTACGATCGTATGCTCGATACGGCTGCCATGTTCGGCCTCGTGCCGCAGCGCTTCAGCTATGAGGGTGGACCGGTAACACTTGAGCTATACTTCTCGATGGCGAGGGGCAATGCAGGAGCAACCGCTTGCGAAATGACAAAATGGTTCAATACGAACTATCACTATATTGTCCCAGAACTGAACGGTGCCGAGCCGCGCCTAACGGCTAATCTACCGCTGCAAGCCTATGAAGAAGCCCGCGAGAAGCTTGGCATCCAAGGCAAGCCGGTGCTGATCGGTCCGCTCACCTTCCTGAAGCTGTCCAAAGGCTATAACGCCGCCAGCGAAACAGATGCCTGGCTGGATCGCCTGATCCCGCTGTACTCTCAAGTGCTGGCCGAGCTGCAAGCGGCAGGTGCTCAATGGGCTCAGCTTGATGAGCCTTCCATTGCTGGCGATCTGGGAGCAGACGACTGGCAGCGACTGCAGCGCATCTACACGGAGCTGGCTGCCGCTGCGCCGGAGCTTAAGCTGATCGTGCAAACTTACTTTGACGCACCGGACAACTATGCGGCGCTCGTTTCCCTGCCCGTAGCAGGCATCGGGCTGGACTTCGTCCATGATCGCGGCCGCAACCTGCAAGCCGTGCTCGGCCAAGGCTTCCCCGCCGAGCTGACGCTGGCTGCTGGCGTGATCGACGGACGCGGCATCTGGCGCGCCGATCCCGATGCGGCGCTGGCGCTAGTCCGCGAGCTCGCGGCCGTCGTCCCGGCCGACCGGCTCCTGCTGCAGCCATCCTGCAGCCTGTTGCATGTGCCGGTCAGCCTCGCCGGCGAAGCGGCGCTTGGCGCCGCGCTGCAAGGCGCGCTTGCCGGCGCAGACGAAAAGCTCGCCGAGCTGGCGCTGCTCGCTGAAGCCGCCGGGCTCAGCGCTGCCGAGCTGAGCGCTGGCGCAGGGCGCGGCGCGGCCGCGGCGGCCGGCTTCGCCGCAGGCCGCCGGGCGCTCGCCGCGCTGAACGCGTTGCCGCAGCGCGAGGCTGCTGCCGTCCGCGCCAAAGCCCGCTCCCTCGGCGGCAGCCGCGCCTCGCGCGCCAGCGGCTTCGCCGAGCGCCGCCAGCTGCAGCAGCAGCGCTGGCAGCTGCCGTTCCTGCCGACGACAACGATCGGCAGCTTCCCTCAGACGGCGGAAATCCGCTCTGCCCGCGCCAGATGGCGCAAGGGCTCGCTGGACAACGCCGCCTACGAAACCTTTATCCGCGACCAGATCAACGACTGGATCTCGCTTCAAGAAGAGATCGGTCTCGACGTGCTTGTACACGGCGAGTTCGAGCGCACCGACATGGTGGAGTTTTTCGGTGAAAAGCTCGCCGGATTCGCCTTTACAGCCAACGGATGGGTGCAGTCCTATGGCTCCCGCTGCGTGAAACCTCCTGTCATCTACGGCGATGTCGATTTCGTTGAGCCGATGACGGTCAAAGAAACCGTCTATGCACAGTCGCTTACCGACAAGCCAGTGAAAGGCATGCTAACCGGACCACTCACGATTCTCAACTGGTCCTTCGTTAGGGATGATCTTCCTCGCAGCGAAGTGGCGCTGCAAATCGCGCTCGCACTGCGCAAAGAAGTCGAGGAGTTGGAGAAGTCCGGAATCGGCATGATTCAAGTTGACGAGCCAGCGCTGCGTGAAGGGCTGCCGCTCAAAAAAAGCCGTTGGCCGGAAGAGCTGCAAGCTGCCGTGGACGCCTTCCGCCTAGCTACAACCGGTGTGTCGGATACAACGCAAATCCATACCCATATGTGCTACTGCGAATTTTCCGATATTATCGATACAATCCGCGACCTGGATGCTGACGTCATTTCTATCGAGACATCCCGCTCCCATGGCGAGCTGATCCACAGCTTTGAAGAGAACATATATGAGAAGGGCATCGGCCTCGGCGTTTACGACATCCATAGCCCTAGGGTTCCTTCCGTTGAGGAAATGGTAGCGATGATCGAGCGCTCGCTGCGCAGCCTTGATTCGGAGCTGTTCTGGATTAATCCAGACTGCGGCCTCAAAACCCGCGGTAAGGAAGAGACTGCCGCTTCCCTCAATCATATGGTCGCCGCTGCGCGTGCAGTCCGTGCGAATCGTGTCGAATCGAGTCACGTTAACTAA
- a CDS encoding General stress protein 26, whose product MTNRAELEEKIVTRLHKETYGVFSTVEEDKPRSRYMAVFHDGLTVLLLADRRSYKVDQLEKNPHANLLLGLEGHLWPKDIVDVQGKASISSDKSIIHDLWEKDMNRYWDGPDDPNIVVLKLEPDTIILTEGHNNESVWKKDGN is encoded by the coding sequence ATGACAAATCGTGCTGAACTTGAAGAGAAAATCGTTACTCGTCTGCATAAAGAGACATATGGCGTCTTTTCCACAGTGGAGGAGGACAAACCCCGTTCCAGATACATGGCCGTGTTTCATGATGGGCTGACCGTGCTGCTACTGGCGGACCGCCGTTCCTATAAGGTCGATCAATTGGAGAAAAATCCGCATGCCAACTTGCTTCTCGGTTTGGAAGGACATTTGTGGCCTAAAGACATCGTCGACGTTCAAGGAAAAGCCAGCATCAGCAGCGACAAATCGATCATTCACGACCTGTGGGAGAAGGATATGAATCGATACTGGGATGGCCCGGACGATCCCAATATCGTAGTGCTGAAGCTTGAGCCGGACACGATCATCCTGACTGAAGGGCATAACAACGAGAGCGTATGGAAAAAAGACGGCAACTAA
- a CDS encoding PAS domain S-box-containing protein, with translation MDWLNMFGVVVMLAIIALILFVLSLTLEKKAAWKAAEGNRSRYDSIFESNPDTVCLFSQDGRLLRLNPAAEKLTGYRAEELEGTRFWDLINPNDIRRVSRCFLRVKQGRSQTVEMRIKNKEGQVLELSTVFVPWNDRHGMVDIYTISKDLTPSNAAKRELWKAKTEAENALRIKSEFLAVMSHEIHTPLNGVLGMSDLLLDTELNEEQRDYIGIIRNSGADLVEIIDGVLDYSRLESGGQITLAEDPYVLRDVVVGTLQLFIGKLREKRLKAILELDPGLPEVLVGDEKRLRQVLHNLIGNAVKFTEEGGISVKVKELERSGRLIKLEFRIQDTGIGIPKDKQHLLFKPFSQTDSSISRIYGGTGLGLAICKSLVEGMRGEITLTPMLQGAEAVFYIETGYYAAVADEGKEHNLASRQLAAGTESEGIQPFSKNENV, from the coding sequence ATGGATTGGCTAAACATGTTTGGTGTCGTTGTTATGCTGGCAATCATCGCTCTGATCCTGTTCGTTCTTAGTCTCACCCTGGAAAAGAAAGCTGCTTGGAAAGCAGCCGAAGGAAATCGGAGCCGCTATGATTCCATATTTGAAAGTAACCCGGATACGGTATGCCTTTTTAGCCAGGATGGTCGGCTGTTACGTCTCAACCCGGCCGCTGAGAAACTGACGGGATACCGAGCGGAGGAGCTAGAAGGCACCCGCTTTTGGGATTTAATTAATCCAAACGATATTAGGCGAGTTAGCCGCTGCTTTCTACGCGTCAAGCAGGGGCGATCACAGACAGTGGAGATGCGGATTAAGAACAAGGAAGGACAAGTGCTTGAGCTGAGCACGGTATTCGTTCCTTGGAACGATAGGCATGGCATGGTGGATATTTATACGATTTCCAAGGATCTGACCCCTAGCAATGCGGCGAAGCGGGAGTTATGGAAGGCCAAGACGGAAGCGGAGAATGCGCTTAGAATTAAAAGTGAATTCCTTGCCGTCATGAGCCATGAGATTCATACACCTCTGAATGGCGTGTTAGGCATGAGCGATCTGCTGCTCGACACCGAGCTGAACGAGGAACAACGCGATTATATCGGCATTATCCGCAACAGCGGAGCCGATCTGGTAGAGATCATCGACGGGGTTCTAGATTACTCACGGTTAGAGTCGGGAGGCCAGATTACGCTTGCCGAAGATCCTTATGTGTTGCGGGATGTTGTCGTTGGAACCTTGCAGCTGTTCATCGGTAAGCTGAGAGAGAAACGGCTGAAGGCCATTCTGGAGCTTGATCCAGGCTTGCCCGAAGTGCTTGTAGGCGATGAGAAAAGACTGCGCCAGGTGCTTCATAATCTAATCGGCAACGCCGTCAAATTTACCGAGGAAGGCGGCATTTCCGTCAAGGTAAAGGAACTAGAGCGCAGTGGGCGTCTCATTAAGCTTGAATTCCGTATCCAGGATACCGGCATCGGCATCCCTAAGGATAAACAGCATCTGTTGTTCAAACCGTTCAGCCAGACAGACTCTTCCATTTCCCGTATTTACGGCGGGACGGGACTTGGGCTAGCCATCTGCAAATCGCTTGTAGAGGGGATGAGGGGCGAGATTACGTTAACACCGATGCTTCAAGGGGCGGAAGCCGTCTTTTACATTGAGACCGGGTACTATGCGGCGGTTGCCGATGAAGGGAAGGAGCATAACCTTGCAAGCAGACAATTGGCAGCGGGAACGGAATCTGAGGGCATCCAGCCGTTCAGTAAAAACGAGAACGTATAA
- a CDS encoding NAD(P)H-dependent FMN reductase, which translates to MKIAIIAGGNRKDSSSTQMLRYMEKALKEKGIQITFVDLYQHQLPLYSPDSSEPSAQVDALVQAVSDADGIILGTPEYHGSFSGVLKNALDYLGAAQFEGKPVLVANASAGAVGVSSLTQLQTVVRNLHGINCTEWVSLGGDNRNFAEDGQPANDKTKQRILYALEHLTRLVKQLRLS; encoded by the coding sequence ATGAAAATCGCAATTATTGCTGGAGGCAACCGCAAGGATTCCAGCAGCACGCAGATGCTGCGTTATATGGAGAAGGCGCTTAAGGAGAAGGGAATTCAGATTACGTTTGTAGATCTCTACCAGCATCAACTCCCGCTTTACTCCCCGGATTCCTCGGAGCCGAGCGCGCAAGTTGACGCTCTAGTTCAGGCGGTATCCGATGCGGATGGCATCATCCTTGGTACGCCCGAGTACCACGGCTCTTTCTCCGGTGTGCTCAAAAACGCGCTGGATTACTTGGGAGCAGCTCAGTTTGAGGGCAAGCCAGTACTCGTTGCCAACGCTTCGGCAGGAGCTGTCGGCGTTAGCTCGCTCACGCAACTGCAAACCGTTGTTCGCAACTTGCATGGCATTAACTGCACGGAGTGGGTATCTCTCGGCGGCGATAACCGCAATTTTGCTGAAGATGGCCAACCGGCTAATGATAAAACAAAACAGCGGATTTTATATGCGCTTGAGCATCTGACTCGTCTCGTTAAGCAACTGCGTCTGTCATAG
- a CDS encoding MFS transporter, DHA1 family, multidrug resistance protein has translation MDKWKRNLTILCIGQFLAMASMSCVTPFLPLYLQDLGVSDPDDAALWSGAIYGANLLSAFLFAPLWGRLADRYGRKPMLLRSGIGMAITITLMGIVTSPLQLLLLRLINGVVSGFSPAAVALTAMNAPKERSGYALGMLHSSSVGGTICGPLIGGILADRFGFSAVFLYTGLSIAAASLVVLFWVKETPVERKAAKETAGMREDFKHIMARRPLPSLFVSSLLLRSAMVGSLPLIPLYVGMLAPSQNHIVLLAGVTAASMGVASMLAAPQLGKLGDRFGAHRIFSFSMLGAILFAVPQAFVQNLWQLIALRFFTGAFMGGLGPSLNTIIKQHAPSGMESRTYSYHNSAQIMGGLVGSIGMGAIAASSLGMEAVFLGTAILLLLNWIWMKRMVFRHVDNRVEADKSLVNSKSEVQG, from the coding sequence ATGGACAAATGGAAACGAAATTTAACGATTCTGTGCATCGGTCAATTTTTGGCTATGGCTTCGATGAGCTGTGTGACGCCTTTTCTGCCGTTATATTTGCAGGATCTGGGTGTCAGTGACCCGGATGATGCGGCGCTGTGGTCAGGGGCAATCTATGGTGCAAATCTGCTCAGCGCATTTCTGTTCGCTCCTTTATGGGGGCGTTTAGCCGATCGATACGGGCGGAAGCCGATGCTGCTTCGCTCAGGAATCGGTATGGCGATCACGATCACGCTGATGGGCATTGTGACCAGTCCTCTGCAATTGCTGCTGCTCCGACTGATAAATGGCGTCGTGTCAGGCTTTAGTCCGGCTGCAGTAGCGCTGACGGCAATGAACGCACCTAAGGAGCGGAGCGGTTATGCGCTTGGAATGCTCCACTCCAGCTCCGTTGGCGGTACGATATGCGGGCCGCTTATCGGAGGCATTTTAGCCGACCGTTTCGGCTTTAGCGCCGTTTTTCTCTACACCGGTCTCAGTATCGCAGCGGCTTCGCTTGTAGTTCTATTCTGGGTAAAAGAAACCCCGGTCGAGCGCAAAGCGGCCAAGGAAACGGCAGGTATGCGGGAGGACTTCAAACACATTATGGCGCGTCGGCCGCTGCCATCGCTGTTCGTCTCCTCTCTTCTGCTCCGCTCGGCGATGGTTGGCTCGTTGCCTCTCATTCCGCTTTATGTTGGGATGCTGGCTCCTTCGCAGAACCATATCGTGCTGCTGGCGGGGGTGACTGCTGCATCGATGGGGGTGGCGAGTATGTTGGCGGCCCCTCAGCTTGGCAAGCTTGGAGATCGATTCGGTGCACATCGCATCTTTAGTTTCTCTATGCTTGGAGCCATTTTGTTTGCGGTGCCGCAGGCATTCGTCCAAAACCTATGGCAGCTGATCGCTTTGCGATTTTTTACCGGTGCCTTCATGGGCGGATTAGGCCCTTCGCTTAACACGATTATTAAGCAGCATGCCCCTTCCGGGATGGAAAGCCGCACGTACAGCTATCATAACAGCGCTCAGATAATGGGCGGTCTGGTGGGCTCAATAGGCATGGGGGCGATTGCGGCTTCCAGTCTTGGCATGGAAGCTGTTTTTTTGGGAACCGCAATCCTTCTACTGCTCAACTGGATCTGGATGAAACGAATGGTGTTCCGTCATGTGGATAATAGAGTGGAAGCGGATAAATCTCTCGTCAACTCAAAGAGCGAGGTGCAGGGATGA
- a CDS encoding Regulator of RNase E activity RraA: MLRINPRVQGVSPELLELYKDISPSTIGHLTDFGFIRGLQPMYRPIRLLGNALTVRIPHIDSAAVGHALELAEPGDVLVVDMSGDDERACWGEFRTYKAISRQAAGAVVSGCISDVAAIRDLGFPVYSKGISALTTRKLDLEGEVNTEISIGGVTIRPGDLIVGDDDGLFVVQPDLAEKLGLAALEKQRKEQISRERWGYRLPDGKNERKISESSPC, translated from the coding sequence ATGTTGCGAATTAACCCACGCGTCCAAGGCGTTAGCCCAGAGCTTTTGGAGCTGTACAAGGATATTAGTCCGTCTACAATTGGACATCTGACGGATTTTGGCTTCATCCGCGGATTGCAGCCGATGTATCGACCTATTCGTTTGCTCGGCAATGCGCTTACCGTACGTATTCCTCATATCGACTCCGCCGCAGTTGGCCACGCACTAGAGCTTGCGGAGCCAGGCGACGTGCTCGTTGTGGACATGTCAGGCGATGACGAAAGAGCCTGCTGGGGAGAATTCCGCACCTACAAAGCGATTTCTCGTCAAGCTGCTGGTGCAGTTGTATCCGGCTGCATCTCTGATGTGGCAGCAATTCGTGATCTTGGCTTCCCCGTGTATTCCAAAGGAATCAGTGCACTGACGACCCGAAAACTGGATCTGGAGGGCGAGGTCAACACCGAAATCAGTATCGGGGGCGTTACTATCCGACCTGGTGATTTGATTGTTGGCGATGATGACGGCTTGTTCGTAGTTCAGCCTGATTTGGCCGAGAAGCTTGGTCTGGCTGCGCTGGAGAAACAGCGTAAGGAGCAAATTAGCCGTGAGCGATGGGGTTACCGGTTACCAGATGGGAAAAATGAGCGGAAAATCTCCGAATCATCTCCATGCTGA
- a CDS encoding Phosphoglycerate dehydrogenase: MPTMICLHGFTPEQEERVRDAAPGWNCVFGRPKELEDSLFREAEVICGWSPAIEKESLGESGKLKWLQAWSAGVDKLPLGKLEQAGVILTTASGVHPVPMSETALAMMLAFSRGLHHSVRSQSRGKWELREPYGELHGGTLAIIGAGEIGMELGRLGKALGMHTIGVRRTAKETPHMDETLAMEQLHEALGRADYVVNVLPNTPDTERAFGQEQFAVMKSSAVFINIGRGVSVDTEALVEALESGTIGGAGLDVTDPEPLPEGHALWSMEQVIITPHMGGSSERYKERVTDLFIQNLKSYLDSGRPSRNIVDYKLGY, from the coding sequence ATGCCAACTATGATCTGTCTACACGGATTTACCCCCGAACAAGAAGAACGGGTGCGCGATGCCGCTCCAGGCTGGAACTGTGTATTCGGCCGCCCTAAAGAGCTGGAAGACAGCTTGTTCCGCGAAGCTGAAGTAATCTGCGGCTGGAGCCCCGCCATAGAGAAGGAGTCACTTGGCGAGAGCGGCAAGCTCAAATGGCTGCAGGCTTGGTCTGCCGGAGTGGACAAGCTGCCGCTTGGCAAGCTGGAGCAGGCTGGAGTCATACTGACGACGGCCAGCGGCGTGCATCCCGTACCGATGTCGGAAACAGCACTCGCTATGATGCTCGCCTTTTCCCGTGGACTGCATCATTCGGTGCGTAGCCAATCACGAGGTAAATGGGAGCTGCGCGAGCCTTACGGCGAGCTGCATGGAGGCACATTGGCCATCATTGGAGCCGGCGAAATCGGCATGGAGCTAGGCCGGCTCGGCAAAGCGCTCGGCATGCATACAATTGGGGTGCGTCGCACCGCCAAAGAAACGCCGCATATGGACGAAACGCTGGCGATGGAGCAGCTGCATGAGGCGCTCGGACGAGCGGATTACGTCGTGAATGTGCTGCCGAATACGCCGGACACAGAGCGCGCTTTTGGCCAGGAGCAGTTTGCGGTGATGAAGAGCAGCGCCGTATTTATTAACATCGGGCGCGGTGTATCTGTCGATACCGAAGCGCTGGTCGAGGCGCTTGAGAGCGGTACTATCGGTGGAGCCGGCCTGGATGTGACTGATCCCGAGCCTCTGCCGGAGGGACATGCACTCTGGTCGATGGAGCAGGTGATTATCACGCCACATATGGGCGGCAGCTCCGAGCGTTACAAGGAACGGGTGACGGATCTATTCATCCAAAATCTCAAAAGCTACCTGGATTCCGGACGTCCGTCGCGAAACATAGTAGATTACAAATTGGGCTATTAG
- a CDS encoding threonyl-tRNA synthetase — MENKKAREARYFGKVQESGSNGKVEESQGNGNVQGNRSNGRVQEINIALPSGSVRRYPVGTTVAHVADSIRPGLRKQTVAGKASGRLVDLAHPLEQDGDLELVLPDSPEGLDLLRHSAAHILAQALKRLYGEQGVKLGIGPAIKDGFYYDVELANPLSANDLAEIEKEMERITQADLPFQRREVSREEAELLLLAREEPLKLELLRELPEDAAITIYSQGEFVDLCRGPHLPSTGRLKAFKLLNVAGAYWRGDSNNRVLQRIYGTAFCKKSQLDDHLKLLEEARKRDHRKLGKELGLFMFSEEAPGMPFYLPNGMVIRTQLEEFIRELQRRRNYEEVRTPLLMNRRLWEQSGHWDHYKDNMYFCDVDDTPYALKPMNCPGHMLVFKNSLRSYRELPIRLSEFGHVHRHEFSGALSGMMRVRSFCQDDAHLFVQPEGIGEEIRRVMDLIDHVYSVLGFTYRLELSTRPEDSMGSTELWEQAEAELRDVLDNRGAEYRLNEGDGAFYGPKIDYHILDALGRSWQCGTIQLDFQMAEKFDLTYIGEDGGKHRPVIIHRAVYGSIDRFIGILTEHFAGAFPLWLAPVQVKLLPVSDVQLDYALQVKEQLVAAGIRADVDGRSEKLGYKIREAQLQKAPYMLILGSSEVESGEVSVRRCGEGDIGTMPLSALLERLEQEINCKI; from the coding sequence ATGGAAAACAAGAAAGCCAGGGAAGCCCGGTACTTTGGGAAAGTGCAAGAGAGCGGGAGCAATGGGAAAGTTGAAGAGAGCCAGGGCAATGGGAACGTTCAAGGGAACCGGAGCAACGGAAGGGTTCAAGAAATTAACATCGCATTGCCAAGCGGAAGTGTCAGGAGGTACCCAGTCGGAACGACGGTCGCTCATGTGGCGGACTCAATCCGCCCCGGCCTTCGAAAGCAGACGGTAGCGGGCAAAGCAAGCGGCAGACTTGTCGATCTTGCGCATCCGCTAGAGCAGGACGGCGATCTGGAGCTGGTGCTGCCGGACAGTCCGGAAGGACTGGACTTGCTGCGGCATAGTGCGGCCCATATTTTAGCGCAAGCGCTGAAACGGCTGTACGGTGAGCAAGGCGTGAAGCTTGGCATCGGGCCGGCAATCAAGGACGGCTTCTACTACGATGTGGAGCTGGCGAACCCGCTTTCCGCAAATGACCTGGCCGAGATCGAGAAAGAGATGGAGCGTATAACGCAGGCTGATCTGCCGTTCCAGCGTCGCGAGGTCAGTCGAGAAGAAGCCGAGCTACTGCTGCTGGCGCGCGAAGAACCGCTCAAGCTGGAGCTGCTGCGGGAACTTCCGGAGGATGCAGCAATTACGATATACAGCCAGGGCGAGTTCGTCGACCTGTGCCGCGGCCCTCATTTACCGTCAACAGGCCGTCTCAAAGCATTCAAGCTGTTGAATGTAGCTGGCGCCTACTGGCGTGGTGACTCGAATAATCGCGTGCTACAGCGGATTTACGGAACGGCTTTTTGCAAAAAATCGCAGTTAGACGATCATCTGAAGCTGCTCGAGGAAGCCCGCAAGCGCGATCATCGCAAGCTCGGCAAGGAGCTTGGGCTGTTCATGTTCTCGGAAGAGGCGCCGGGTATGCCCTTTTATTTGCCAAATGGCATGGTGATTCGCACGCAGTTGGAGGAGTTCATTCGCGAGTTGCAGCGGCGTCGTAATTATGAAGAGGTTCGCACACCGCTGCTCATGAATCGCAGATTATGGGAGCAGTCCGGCCATTGGGACCACTACAAAGACAATATGTATTTCTGCGATGTCGACGACACGCCGTATGCGCTCAAGCCGATGAACTGCCCAGGGCATATGCTCGTGTTCAAAAACAGTTTACGATCTTATCGCGAGCTGCCAATCCGGCTATCTGAATTCGGCCACGTGCATCGTCACGAGTTTTCGGGTGCGTTAAGCGGCATGATGCGGGTTCGCTCGTTTTGCCAGGATGATGCGCATTTGTTCGTGCAGCCGGAGGGGATCGGCGAGGAAATTCGCCGGGTCATGGATCTCATCGACCATGTGTATAGCGTGCTAGGTTTCACGTACAGACTGGAGCTATCGACGCGGCCGGAGGACAGCATGGGTTCTACTGAGCTATGGGAGCAAGCGGAAGCTGAGCTGCGAGATGTGTTGGACAACCGGGGGGCGGAGTACCGGTTGAACGAAGGCGACGGAGCCTTTTATGGGCCGAAAATAGACTATCATATTCTCGACGCGCTTGGCCGGAGCTGGCAATGCGGCACAATCCAGCTCGACTTTCAGATGGCGGAAAAGTTCGATCTCACTTACATCGGGGAGGACGGGGGCAAGCATCGCCCCGTCATCATCCACCGCGCCGTTTACGGCTCGATCGACCGGTTTATAGGCATCCTTACAGAGCATTTTGCGGGAGCCTTCCCGCTCTGGCTCGCTCCTGTGCAGGTGAAGCTGTTGCCGGTGTCGGACGTCCAGCTGGATTACGCGTTACAGGTGAAAGAACAGTTGGTAGCGGCGGGTATTCGTGCTGATGTGGATGGTCGGAGCGAGAAGCTTGGCTATAAAATTCGAGAGGCCCAGCTGCAAAAGGCTCCGTATATGCTCATTTTGGGCTCGTCAGAGGTGGAGTCAGGGGAGGTATCTGTGCGCCGGTGTGGTGAGGGAGACATCGGAACGATGCCCTTGAGCGCATTGCTGGAACGGCTGGAACAGGAAATCAACTGTAAAATTTAA
- a CDS encoding stage 0 sporulation regulatory protein, producing MDMNLNRIRETIERKRLEMIQAAERCGHRTEHVLRLSQELDMLLNEYERLRQRREVWLVS from the coding sequence ATGGACATGAATTTGAACCGGATCCGGGAGACGATTGAGCGTAAACGCTTGGAAATGATTCAGGCCGCTGAGCGATGCGGACACCGGACAGAGCATGTGCTGCGGCTGTCCCAGGAACTTGACATGCTTCTGAATGAATATGAGCGGCTTCGACAAAGGCGCGAGGTCTGGCTCGTTTCGTGA
- a CDS encoding DUF218 domain-containing protein yields MGNVWSMKQCMKQIMQQTPTYGTGGVTNKLLRRKAAINKPSSNKLPRNKHSSLKRALFAAAGVLAVLTLILAVMAWSIWSYGYSKSRNAAGALETALGDALGGTPGDAQWNVQGDAAIVLGAAAWDCKPSPVLRERIEESIRLYRAGMVQSLIFTGGIGTGDRCSEAEASCEYALQQGIPPHKILMESESRITEENLRNAMEVAQQSGFSRFYVVSDPLHMKRAMRVSENLEMDARPAPTSTSAYRSWRTKLPFLARETLYWAAYEISRFLPKSLR; encoded by the coding sequence ATGGGGAATGTATGGAGCATGAAACAGTGCATGAAGCAAATTATGCAACAGACCCCTACGTATGGGACAGGTGGCGTGACTAACAAACTCTTAAGACGCAAAGCTGCAATAAACAAACCATCAAGTAACAAGCTCCCAAGAAACAAGCACTCAAGCCTCAAGCGAGCGCTTTTTGCTGCGGCTGGTGTTCTGGCCGTGCTTACATTAATACTCGCGGTTATGGCGTGGAGTATATGGTCCTATGGTTATAGCAAAAGCCGCAATGCGGCTGGCGCCCTGGAGACTGCACTGGGCGATGCTCTGGGTGGCACTCCAGGGGATGCTCAGTGGAATGTTCAAGGGGACGCAGCGATCGTTCTTGGTGCAGCGGCATGGGACTGCAAGCCTTCACCGGTGCTGAGGGAGCGGATTGAAGAGTCGATCCGACTGTATCGGGCGGGCATGGTACAAAGCCTTATTTTTACCGGAGGTATTGGTACTGGGGATCGCTGCTCCGAGGCAGAAGCGTCGTGTGAATACGCGCTGCAACAAGGTATCCCGCCACATAAAATCCTCATGGAGTCGGAGTCGCGCATAACCGAGGAAAATCTGCGGAACGCGATGGAGGTGGCGCAGCAAAGCGGCTTCAGCCGCTTTTATGTCGTCAGCGACCCACTTCATATGAAGCGGGCCATGCGCGTATCGGAAAATCTGGAGATGGATGCCCGTCCGGCGCCGACATCAACGAGCGCTTACCGCAGCTGGCGGACGAAGCTCCCTTTTCTAGCACGCGAAACGTTATATTGGGCAGCTTATGAAATCAGCCGATTCCTTCCGAAGTCGCTCCGCTAA